CGGTAATTATATAATCCTTACAATCATATAGTATATAATAGAAACTATTTGGAGGGATTGTGATGCCCTTGAATAATAGTTCCAAAAAAAGGGAGATATTGCGAAGATTAGAGTTTGGAGATATTTCGATTATAAAGGCTTTTGAGTTACTAAAGGAACAAGAGGTCAGTAAAGAAGAGAAGAAGATAGAGAAATTAGAGAAAGACCCTATAGAGGAGATAGTTAAAGAGCTAAATACCATGATTGGACTGAATAATATTAAAAACTTAGTTAAACAGCTTAGAGCTTTTGTAAGTATTCAAAAAGAGAGAGAGAAACAACAGTTGAAGGTTGATTCTTTAGTAATGCATATGATCTTTAAAGGAAATCCTGGTACAGGAAAGACTACAGTTGCTAGAATATTGGCTAGATTATTTAAGGAGCTAGGGCTTCTAGACAAAGGGCATTTAAAGGAAGTAGAGCGTGCTGATTTAGTAGGGGAGTATATCGGACATACAGCACAGAAGACTAGGAAGATGGTAGAGTCAGCTTTAGGTGGAATCTTATTCATTGATGAAGCTTATGCTTTAGCAAGGGGAGGTAATCGAGATTTTGGAAAAGAGGCAATAGATACCTTAGTTAAAGCTATGGAGGATAATCGGGAAAATTTAATTGTAATTTTAGCAGGATATCCTAAAGAGATGGATTATTTCTTACAGACTAATCCAGGATTGAATTCTCGTTTTCCTATTCAGGTAGATTTTGAGGATTATACTTTAGAAGAATTGATTGAGATAGGTAATTTAATGGTCAAAGAGCGAGAGTATACCTTCTCTAAGGGTGCTGAAGCTAAGTTATACAGTGTTTTAAGTAAGATGAGACAGGGTGCAGGAGCAGAGGAAGGAAATGCCCGTACAGTCCGTAATTTGATTGAAGAGTCAATCAGAAATCAAGCAATTAGGCTTGTCAGTAAAGAGAAGATTACTAAAAAAGAATTGATGACAATTACTAGAGAAGACCTTCCTAAATATCAAATTGACAGTTGATAATTTGTAATTGGCAATCGACTACTATAAGTAGGTTGCCGATTGTAGATTATAAATTAACTTTTTGGGGTGAGATTATGACATCAGCTGTAATAGTAGGTCAACCAAATGTAGGTAAGACATCTTTTTTAATCAATTTTGCTTATTATTTAGGTCTAAAAGAATTGAGATTTATGATTAAACAACCTGCAGGATTTGTATCAACACGAACCTATCAGATAGAACAAGCCTATGATCAGTTAACCTCTAATGAACCCCATAAGACAAATAGTATTCAGAGTATACAGCTTAAATTACCTGTTGGTAAACAGGATAAAGATATTAGATTGGTAGATAGTTGTGGTCTAATTGATGAAATACATCAGCAAGAATATATCAGAAAATCTATGGCAGAGACCTTACAAGAATTGATGGTCAGTGAGATCGTCCTTCATATTATTGATTTAAGCCAATTAGGTGCTAAACGAGGGTTAAAAAGGATTGATCAGGAGATTTATAATTTTTTAAGGGATAGAGCAGGATATAAGATTTTGGCAAATAAATTGGATTTGGATATAGATCAAGAGAATTTAAGTAAGTTAAATGGATTTGTAGATAAGAGGTTGGTAGTACCTATTTCTGCCATTTATCAGGAGGGATTTGATCAGATTAAGGTCTTCTTATTAGATAATGTTTAGGAGGATATGATGGAGACAGTTAATAATATTACCGTTATTTTCTTAACAGGCCTGGTGATTAAATTAATGGATGATTATTTAGATCAAGAGATTGATAGAATGAATGGAAGAAGGACCTTAGCGATGAGATTAGATAGAGGGACTCTACCTTATGCCCTGATTTTATTAACTTTTGCTGTACTGATAGAGTATCAATTGACAATAGCCTTGTTTTGGTCAAGTTATGTTGTAGGAATGGGGATGGATACCAATAGATTACCGACAGGTTTAAAGAGTTATCAAGAAGTTATGATTATGTTGATACTTGGATTTTTGGTTTTAGATTATAGGTTATTTCTATTCTCTATATCGATAATTACTTTTATTCAATTAAGTGATGATTATATAGACTATTATTTAGAGGAATATATCAGCCGTGATAACTTTATTAACTATCTAGGTAAGGTAGGGACTATTTTATTAGCTACAATTGCTTTAATGATCGCTTTGACTATAGATTGGCAGATGTCTATCTTGGTGGTTTTAATTGCTAATATTGTGGTCTGGATACTTCATAGATAACCGATTATGTACTGGGGGTGTATAATTTGGAAGTTAAATATATCTCCTTATTAGTACTTATTTTCTTGACGATAGGTTATTTTTGGGGAAGATATATTGGTCATAAGGAAGGTTTGAAAGAGGGAAGGTTGCGAGCTCCTATAGCATTAAGAAAAAAGAGCTTAGAAGAGGGATTCTGTGTATTATGTGATGAAAACTTCAAGTTTGAAATGAAGGATTCTTAGCTAGAGTATATTATAAAGTAATACAAGATTAAAGTGTTTATATCAGATGAAGGAAAAAATGATTTAATAGAGAATATATGTTTATAAATTGGGACTTAATTTTTATCTTAGATAAGAGGAGGAAATATTAATGAAAAAACAGATTAATTTACAGGATACTTTCTTAAATGAAGTGAGAAAAGAGAAGATCAAAGTAACTATTTTCTTAATCAATGGTGTTCGTTTGGCAGGTTTGGTGGAGGGCTTTGATAATTTTACTGTTATTTTAAGCGCTGATGGCAAGCAGGAAATGATTTATAAACATGCTATTTCTACAATAGTCCCAGAGAAAGAGGTTAAGAGTCTGTTCAAAGATGAATGATGTTTGTTTTATTATAGATATTTAAGGTTGATGGCTGTTTAGCTGTCGGCCTTTTTTCTTTTTTGATGTTTTTAAGAGGATATTTGATTTTTTATATAGGTTTTATTTTATCATATCAATGGTTGTTACCACCACACAGATTCAGAGGTAAAGATGGTATTCTTAAATTTATTAAGCAAGTGGGAGCCATACAGTTTGACACTTTAAACCAAGTTGGATATAATTCTCATCTTGTGCTCCAGTCTAGAGTTGCTAATTATAAAGCATAGCTTCTTCAAGAGTTATTATATAGAAATCGAAAGTTAGTTGATGGCTGGGATAAGAATATGTCTATCTATTCTATAGATGATTGTTCTTATTTTAGTAGATATCGTCAACAGGCATATAAGAAATATAAGCACAGGTCTGACCTTACTGAAATACTCCCTATTATCTTAAATTCACCTTTTAAAAGGTGAATTTTTCAATCTAAGTTACTTTAATCATTAGCTTAATTCACCAAAGATAGGGGCTGTTTAAATTTAAAATAAAATTTAATGGGGATATTGCGACAGTTTCAAATCTCACACCTCACCCTAACCCTCTCCTTATCTAAGGAGAGGGAACAAATTCTTTCTTTTTGCTCTTGCTCCCCTTCTCCTAAGAGTAGGAGAAGGGGACGGGGGATGAGGTGTGGGGTTTTCTAACTATCAACTTTACACTATACATTGAGGTGAAAAAGTGTCGCAATATCTATAAAGGTACATTTAAATTTGACTCTAGAGTTATAAATCTGAATAGATGTGTTATTATTAAATAAATGGATAATAATGATTTTATACAAGAAGAGGGTAAATTTGAAATAAATATGAATTTCATTAACTTACTAAATTAGAAGAGCAGGACTTAGTAGTAAGAGGAGTGAATTTAATATAAAAGGTTATCAATTTTGAGGATGAAAGGACTGACAACTAACAGATGAATATAAATAATTTTGAAAAAGAGATAAATGGAGTGATTTTAGAAAGAGGATACAACTATTATAATAATGGAAATATAGGTGAAGTGTATAAAGATGGAGAGAATGAATATGTTTTTGAAGTTTATGGAAGTGAAGAGTATGAGGTGGTTGTAGAAATAGCTGGAGATGGGGAGATATTAGATTCTAATTGTAACTGTCCCTATGATTTTGGACTTATATGTAAGCACCAAGTAGCAGCTTATTTTGAATTAGGTGATATTTTAAATAATAAAAATACTAGAGAAGAGATAACTAAGAAGCCAGCAATAAAAGAAGTATTAGAGAGCCTTTGCAAAGAGGAATTAATTGATATTATAGTAGATATAGCTAAAAAAGATTTAAATTTGAAAAAAAATATTATCTTTAGATATTCCAAGGGTAATGATGGGGATGAACTAGAAAAGTGTCAAAAATTAATGGATGCAATAGTAAGGAAATATACAAAAAGAGAAGGTTTTATCTCATACAGAGAAACCTACTGGTTTGTAGCTGAGATGGAAGATTTATTAGAAAGGATAAGAGAGAAATATAAAGATAATAAACCTTTATTAGCCTTAGATATTGCCTTTGTAGTATTAGACGAAGCCATAGAGGCTTTTCAATATGCAGATGATTCCAATGGTGATATAGATTTGTGAATCTAAAATGAAATTTATCCAAAATAATTCCTAGCACCTGCACGTTGTTTTATCTTTTCAGGGTTACTATTAGTATAATCAGAAAATATCTTCAATTGGTTTGATAATTCTTCAATGGATGTATAAGCAGACTTATTAGATAAAAACTTCTTCATCCAATTCCACATATTCTCCTGAGGGTTAAGTTCAGGAGAATATGGAGGTTGGAATAATAGAAATAAATGATCTTTATTTTTGCGAACAAATTTCTTTACTAGATCTGCTCTATGAATACTAGCATTATCTAAAAGTACAAAAGTTTTTTCTATACCTCTTTGATGGTCATATTCTAATAATTTTTCTAAAAAAGAAATAATTTCTGTAGCACAGATTGAAATAGAATCTTTTGTTCCTTTTTTATATTTTTCATAGAGGAAATAGAAATCTCTTAATACTTCAGTAGCACCTATGATATTAAGACCTTTACGTGTTCCATTCTTTTCAATTATAGTTGGTTGTCCTTTAGGACTCCAACTATAATAATTATTTGATTCTAAGAGAACATTTGTTTCATCTAAAGCCCAAAAAGATATATCGGAAAGAGGTTCAATGATATCTAGTAAATTTTTCGTTTTTTTTTAAACTCTTTTTGTAATTCAGGATCTGCTTTAGTAGGTTTATAAAGTCCTCTTTTATAACTGAATCCTAACTTTTTAAGTAATTTTCTAATCATTGAAGAAGAATATTTAGGGCCATATTTATCTTCAACATATTTAGCAAGTAAAGCACTAGTCCATACATTTTGGATATAACCAAAATCATTAGGTTTTTTATTTACAACTATATATTTAATATCCTTAATGATGTCTACTGTTAATTCACTTGGTATATTACCACCACGTTGGTCAATTATATTTAAAGGACTATCGTTCCATTGATTAATATACCTTGTAATAGTAGATCGAGATTTTCCTAAAGTATCCATGATTATTGTAGTATCAACGCCGTTATAACACATAATAACTGCCATTAATACAGAATTAGTATATTTACTTGAAGTTTCAGAGGCTAATTGTTGTAATTCTTCAATAGTATATCTGTGTAATGTTTTAACTTCAATGAATTTTCTGCCCATTTATAATAGCTCCTTTATATATAAGTTATCTTAATTATAAATCTTTTTGGGCAAGATTAATACTGGAAAATTTCAGTCTAAGTTCACGAGACTATATAGGTGGTTTTGTTTCAGAAGTAATAGAATCAATAGATGAGATTATAGCTAATTCTGAAAATAAAGGTTTAAAGGTAAGGGGAGAAATATTTAAAAGATTGTTAAAAGAAAGTGATAACAAAATATTTGATGGTTGGGAAGAATATAGAGATAGTATAATTGAAATTTCTGCTAAATTTGCAGATGTTAAAGAGTTTAGAGATAAGCTCAAGTTAAAGATAGAGCACCTAGTTAGTAAAAATCTTGATAATACTTATCAGAGGTATCATAGTGAAAACTTGCTTCTAATATTATTTGAAATAATAGATGAATATGGCAGTGAAGAAGAGGCAGCAGAGTTTATAAAAGCAAACCTTAAATTTACAGCCTTTAGAGAGCTGCTTATAGATAGGCTAATAAAAGAGAAAGATTACTCAAAAGTTATAGAGTTGGCATTAGAGGGAGAAGTAAAAGACCAACAATATTTAGGGCTAGTATCAAAATGGAAAAAGATAAGATATACAGCTTATAAAGAGCTTGGACTTAAAGATGAACAAGAGAGATTAGCAAAAGAACTATTCTTTGGTGGTGATTTTGAATATTATAAAGAACTAAAGGAATTACATAAAAGTGATGAAGAAATTTTTTATAATCAAATAAAAGAAGAGTTAAAAAATAATAGGGACTGGCATGTGAAAAGAATCTATCTTAAGCTGATAGTTGAAAAGGAGGATTTAGCTGCGTTAATGGAATTTGTAAGAGAGAATCCAAGAACTATCGAAAATTATGCAGAGATGTTAGTAGATAGATATGAAGATGAGGTTATAGAGATTTATAAAGATTTTATAAAAGTTGAAGCTAATTCTGCTTCAACTAGAAAGATGTATCAAAAGGTATGTAAAAAGCTTAAAAATTATAAAAATATTGCAGGTAAAGAAGATTTAAAAGAGCTGATAAATGAGTTAAGTGTTATTTATAAAAGAAGACCAGCCTTCTTAGATGAATTAGGAAAGGTTAAGTAAAGGGTATAATAAATTAGTAGAAGCAGACACTAAAAGTAGTTGCTTAATTAAAGTTGCAAGTTAATATGAAATAAGAAAGGAGAAGAAGAGATACTATGACAAAGGTACAAGCACCAATAGAAACAGGATGGAACTTAGAGAACAGTTATGCAAATTTGCCGAAATTATTTTTTAGTAATATCAATCCAACACCTGTATCTTCACCTAAGTTGATTATTCTAAATTACCCTTTGGCAAAATCTCTAGGGTTAAATATAGAAGAGCTACAAAGTGAAGAGGGGGTGGAGGTCTTTGCTGGTAATAGAGTCCCTGAAGGTGCTATCCCCCTTGCTCAAGCTTATGCGGGGCATCAATTTGGTCATTTTACGAGGTTAGGGGATGGTCGAGCTTTGTTGATTGGTGAACAGATTACCCCTTCAGGTAAACGCTTTGACATTCAGCTTAAGGGTTCAGGTAGAACACCCTATTCCCGTGGCGGTGATGGTCGAGCTACACTTGGACCGATGTTACGAGAATACATCATCAGTGAAGCGATGTATGGCCTTGGTATTCCTACTACCCGTAGTTTGGCAGTAGTGACAACTGGTGAGATGGTAAGGCGTGAAACTGAGTTGCCTGGTGCAATTCTAACTAGGGTGGCTGCTAGCCATTTACGAATTGGAACCTTTCAATATGCTGCAAATTGGGGTACTAAGGAGGAACTTGAGATTTTAGCTGACTATGCAATAAAGCGCCATTTCCCACAGATTAAAGATGATGATAATAAATACCTTGCTTTACTTCAAGAAGTGATTAAGGCTCAGGCAGAGTTGATTGCCAAATGGCAACTAGTTGGCTTTATCCATGGGGTGATGAATACTGACAATATGACCATTAGTGGAGAGACTATCGATTATGGTCCTTGTGCCTTTATGGATACCTATGATCCAGAAACAGTCTTTAGTTCTATTGACCGTAGAGGTCGCTATGCTTATAAAAACCAGCCTCCTATTGGTCAGTGGAATCTTGCACGATTTGCTGAAGCCCTTCTACCCCTGCTTCATGATGATCAGAAGGAAGCCATTAAGTTAGCCGAGGATGTACTTGCAGATTTTATTAAATTATATAATAGAAATTGGCTAGCAGGAATGAGAAAAAAATTAGGAATATTTAATGAAGAGGCAGAGGATGGAGACCTTATTGAGAAGCTTCTTAGTATAATGGAGGAGTATGATTTAGACTATACCAATACTTTCTTGGGATTAACCTTTGATAAATTGGAGGATAGTGACTTGTATGATAACACAGAATTTGCCCAGTGGTATGAAAGATGGCAAAAGAGGCTAGATAGGCAGCAAGAGTCAAAAGAATCCTCCCATCAATTGATGAAAAAGAACAATCCTGCATTAATTCCTCGCAATCATCGAGTAGAAGAGGCACTAGAAGCTGCAGTCAAAGAAGGAGATTATAGTGTGATGGAGCACTTCCTTGAGGTTCTTGAAGATCCTTATGCCCATTCTTCTGAACAAGAGAAATATTCTATACCGCCTGAGCCATCAGAGATTCCTTATCGAACTTTTTGTGGCACCTGATTTCAAGGTTTTATCGATAGAAAGCCAGATGGTTTTCTGTCGATATCTTTAATGAAACTAATTACTGACTAAATTTCGATAACTATATCATAAGCATTATGTTATAATGAAAATAACATTACTAAGATAGGAAGTTTAACAAAATGTGTCGTTTAAACCCACGAGTAGATAGGTTGTATTCAGCCATCACGGAAAGCCCATTTTAGGCTTGGGGGGATTTTGCTTTTAAAAAATTATTCGGTAGTGAAGAGGGAAGAAAAGAAGGTATAGAAAAAGGAAAAAAGAAATGGTAAATAATTTACTTAAATTAAGAATAGGGATGAATAAAATAGTTGAAGCAAGGAGATTATCTAAGCAGGAAATACAAAAGATAAAAGATAACCTATAAAAGGGTTATCTTTTTCTTATAAAGGCTTACTTTTATTATTTTCGAGAATGATAAGGAAGACTTTAAACTAATTAAGAAAACCTACAATAATTTAATAGTAGATAGAATTAAACTGCTATTAAATTAATCCTTGATATCATATTAGATATGGAGGATTATAGCTGATGGATGTCTACTTAATAAGAGAATCAATAATGACAATTACTCTCAAAACTTTTAATTTCTCCTTGATTTAAAACTTAAATCCTAGTAAAATAATTATAGTTAACCAGATAGCTTTAAATCAGCTTTTAAATGAGTATTCGTTATTGTAGTTCACATTTATATATTATTAGTAATACACATTAATTAGGAGGAGAGTAGTTATGAAATTTACAAAGATGCATGGATTAGGCAATGATTTTGTATTAATTGATTGTATTGAGAAGGAAGTAGAGAATCCATCTCAATTGGCTAAAGAGATGTGTGATAGAAACTTTGGGATTGGAGCAGATGGATTGGTATTAATCTTACCATCAGATTTAGCCGAAGCTGACTATAGAATGAGAATCTTCAATCCAGATGGTAGTGAACCACAGATGTGTGGAAATGCAATCAGATGCTTTGCTAAGTACCTTTATGAAAGAGGATTAACAGAGAAGACTAACCTTAATATAGAGACTTTGGCTGGAATGATTAGACCTGAACTAATCTTAAAGGATGGAGCAGTAGAGCTCGTTAAGGTTGATATGGGAGAGCCTATCTTAAGAAGAAGTGAAATCCCAATGGTAGGTGGTGACCAGGAGCAAGTAATCAAAGAAAAGTTAGTAGTTGGTACTGAGACCTTTGAGGTGACTACTGTATCTATGGGTAACCCCCATTGCGTTATCTTCGTAGATGATATTGAGAAGATCGAATTGAACAATTGGGGACCTCAAATTGAGACCCATGAAGTATTCCCAGAGGATATCAATGTAGAGTTTATCGAAGTCTTAAATAAGGATGAGATTGAAATGAGAGTTTGGGAACGTGGAGCAGGGATTACTTTAGCCTGTGGAACTGGGGCATGTGCTTCTACAGTAGCTTCTATCTTAAATGAATATACCAATCGTAAAATTACTGTTCATTTAGCAGGTGGAGACTTAGTAATTGAATGGGCAGAGGATAATAACCGGGTTTATATGAGTGGACCTGCTACTGAGGTCTTTGTAGGAGAATGGAAACTATAAAAAGTAGAGAATTAATATTAAATCAAGTTTTCATTATGAAAGAATAAAGACTTATTTGATTACGAATAGTTTTGTTTTTTTTAAAACTATAAGGGAGAATGGAAATTATAAGCTAAATTCTTAGAGCAGATTATAGTAGTCTGCTCTTTTTCAATTTTTATTAGAATGTTGATTACTCTTCACTTTTCATTAGCAACTTATTACTATCTATAAAGAGTTGAAAATTAGAGTGATAAATGAGATAATTAAAAAATAGTCTGCGAATTTAACTAGAGTTAATTTTTGATAAGGAAACCTATTATACATTGAGTAGAGAGGAGTTTAGAAGATGAAGAAGACTAGGAGTTTAAAATTAGTGGTAGCTGTACTTTTGATTATAAGCTTGATTTTAACAGCTTGTGGTGAAAAGGAGTTTACCGAGAATGAGAAGTCGAGTAGAGATGACAAGTATGGAGGGACTTTAATTACTGCTGGTTTATTGAGTGATCCAGGAAGTTTTAATCCAATAACTAGCTCTGAACATTCAGAAATTGCTGGTATAGTTTTAGAGAGTCTAACTGACTTTAATCCTGAAACCTTAAAGATAGAGCCAGAGTTGGCTAAAAGTTGGGAAGTAAGCAATGATGGTCTAGAATGGACTTTTTATTTAAGAGAGAATGTCAAATGGCATGATGGAGAGCCTTTTAGTGCTGATGATATAATCTTTACCTATGATATAATCTATGATGAGAATATTCCTAACAGTGCCAAGGATGGAATGATTATCGGAGGTGAAAAGATCAAAGTAGTAAAGGTAGATGATTATACTGTAAAGCTGATTCTACCTCAACCTTATGCACCTCTGTTAAGCCAATTGGATGGTTTTGTGATCTTACCTAAGCACAAGCTATATCAGATATGGAAAGAAGGGAAGTTCAATCAAAGTTGGGGAATAGATACTAAGGTAAGTGAAATTGTAGGAACTGGTCCTTATAAATTTGTTGATTATAAGGTTGGTGAAAGGCTTGTCTTTGAGCGTAACCCATATTATTGGAAGAAGGACCAAGAAGGTAATCAACTGCCTTATATTGATCGTGTAGTTCGTCAGATTGCAGGAAGTAGAGAGACTCAGGTGCTCAAATTTGAAAAAGGGGAGACCCATGTTGTAGGAATTAAGAATAGTGATTATAGTAGAATGAAGGTAATGGAGGATGAAAAGAACTTTACCTTATATGATGCTGGACCAACTTGGTTTAAATCACTGATCTCCTTTAATCAGAATCCTAATAATCCCAATTTAAAGGAAGAGCCTTGGAAGTATAAGTGGTTTACCAATGTTCATTTTAGAAGGGCGGCTGCTTATGCAGTAGATAGAGAGACTATTATCAATCAGGTCTATGCTGGTTTTGGTCAGCCTGACTTTAATGCAGTCAGTGCCCCTAATAAGCGATTCCTAAATCCTAATGTTAGAAAGTACCCTTATGACTTAGCTAAAGCTAGAGAAGAACTAAAACAGGGTGGCTTTAGCTGGAATAATCAAGGTCAGTTAATAGATCAAGATGGTCGAGTTGTAGAGTTCACCTTTGTAACTAATGCTGGTAATGAATTAAGTGAGGCTAATTTAAATATTATCGCCAATGGCTGGAAAGAGCTAGGGATGGTTGTACATGCTACACCTATTGACTTTAGTAAACTGGTCAGGCAACTTACCAGTGAATATACTTGGGATTCTTTCTTCCTCTATTTTAATGGAAGCCCAGAGCCAAATAGTGGTTCTAATGTTTGGAAGTCTAGTGGAAATCTCCATATGTGGAATCCAAAGCAGAAAGAACCAGCTACCCAGTGGGAGGCAAGAATAGATGAACTCTTCTTAAAGGCTGCTACTACTTCTAACTATGAAGAGCGTAAGAAGTATTATGATCAGTGGCAAGAGATTATAGCAGAGCAGGTTCCAGTTATCTTTACAGCAGTTCCTGATGCAATCTATGGTGTTAGAAATACTCTAAAAAATGTAAGTTCCAATGCCTTAGGTGGGGTATTGTGGAATTTAGAAGAGCTCTACTTGGAAAAATAGAAGATAATCTTTAAAGAGGGTGGCTGCTTAATTGGTCACCCTCCTCCCTTTGTAGTATTTATTCTAAATTATGAGAGGAGTGACAGGATGTTAACTTATATATCTAAGAGGCTACTACAGGTAATTCCATTATTACTGATAATTTCAATGGTTAGCTTCTTTATAATGCAATTTACTCCAGGGGATTATCTTGAGACCTTAAAGATGAATCCAGATATCTCAAAAGAGCTAATCAATGATTTGAAGGTCAAGTACGGTTTAGATAAGGGTCCTGTAGAACAGTACTTTCGGTGGCTTTGGAGAGTATTGCATTTAGACTTTGGTAGGTCCTTTAAATGGAATGCCCCAGTAACAGATGTTATGGGTAGTAGGTTATTAAATACCTTAATCCTATCCTTAGCTGCTATGGTGATTAGTTGGGGGATGGCTATACCAATTGGAGTGCATTCAGCAGTCAAGAAGTATAGCTGGAGTGATAATATTCTAGGTGTTTTTGCTTTTATAGGATTATCGATTCCTAACTTCTTTTTTGCATTATTATTATTATTTCTGATAGTGAAGTTCGATATCAACCTACCTATCGGTGGAATGACCAGTGTTGATTATGAATGGCTAAGTCCTTGGGAGAAAGTTATTGATGTATTAAAGCATCTTTTAGTTCCTGCTATTGTATTAGGGACTGCATCAGTAGCTGGATTGATGCGCCAGATGAGAGGGCAGATGATAGATGTAATGAGAGAAGATTATATTAGAACAGCTCGGGCTAAAGGTTTGCAGGAAAGAAGAATTATTTATAAGCATGCCTTTAGAAATGCGATTAACCCTCTAATAACTATCTTTGGCTTTCAATTAAGTGGACTCTTAAGTGGAGCAGCCTTAACAGAGATTGTAACTGCTTGGCCAGGGAT
The genomic region above belongs to Orenia metallireducens and contains:
- a CDS encoding protein adenylyltransferase SelO — translated: MTKVQAPIETGWNLENSYANLPKLFFSNINPTPVSSPKLIILNYPLAKSLGLNIEELQSEEGVEVFAGNRVPEGAIPLAQAYAGHQFGHFTRLGDGRALLIGEQITPSGKRFDIQLKGSGRTPYSRGGDGRATLGPMLREYIISEAMYGLGIPTTRSLAVVTTGEMVRRETELPGAILTRVAASHLRIGTFQYAANWGTKEELEILADYAIKRHFPQIKDDDNKYLALLQEVIKAQAELIAKWQLVGFIHGVMNTDNMTISGETIDYGPCAFMDTYDPETVFSSIDRRGRYAYKNQPPIGQWNLARFAEALLPLLHDDQKEAIKLAEDVLADFIKLYNRNWLAGMRKKLGIFNEEAEDGDLIEKLLSIMEEYDLDYTNTFLGLTFDKLEDSDLYDNTEFAQWYERWQKRLDRQQESKESSHQLMKKNNPALIPRNHRVEEALEAAVKEGDYSVMEHFLEVLEDPYAHSSEQEKYSIPPEPSEIPYRTFCGT
- a CDS encoding helix-turn-helix domain-containing protein, with protein sequence MGRKFIEVKTLHRYTIEELQQLASETSSKYTNSVLMAVIMCYNGVDTTIIMDTLGKSRSTITRYINQWNDSPLNIIDQRGGNIPSELTVDIIKDIKYIVVNKKPNDFGYIQNVWTSALLAKYVEDKYGPKYSSSMIRKLLKKLGFSYKRGLYKPTKADPELQKEFKKKRKIY
- the hfq gene encoding RNA chaperone Hfq yields the protein MKKQINLQDTFLNEVRKEKIKVTIFLINGVRLAGLVEGFDNFTVILSADGKQEMIYKHAISTIVPEKEVKSLFKDE
- a CDS encoding ABC transporter substrate-binding protein; this encodes MKKTRSLKLVVAVLLIISLILTACGEKEFTENEKSSRDDKYGGTLITAGLLSDPGSFNPITSSEHSEIAGIVLESLTDFNPETLKIEPELAKSWEVSNDGLEWTFYLRENVKWHDGEPFSADDIIFTYDIIYDENIPNSAKDGMIIGGEKIKVVKVDDYTVKLILPQPYAPLLSQLDGFVILPKHKLYQIWKEGKFNQSWGIDTKVSEIVGTGPYKFVDYKVGERLVFERNPYYWKKDQEGNQLPYIDRVVRQIAGSRETQVLKFEKGETHVVGIKNSDYSRMKVMEDEKNFTLYDAGPTWFKSLISFNQNPNNPNLKEEPWKYKWFTNVHFRRAAAYAVDRETIINQVYAGFGQPDFNAVSAPNKRFLNPNVRKYPYDLAKAREELKQGGFSWNNQGQLIDQDGRVVEFTFVTNAGNELSEANLNIIANGWKELGMVVHATPIDFSKLVRQLTSEYTWDSFFLYFNGSPEPNSGSNVWKSSGNLHMWNPKQKEPATQWEARIDELFLKAATTSNYEERKKYYDQWQEIIAEQVPVIFTAVPDAIYGVRNTLKNVSSNALGGVLWNLEELYLEK
- the dapF gene encoding diaminopimelate epimerase; this encodes MKFTKMHGLGNDFVLIDCIEKEVENPSQLAKEMCDRNFGIGADGLVLILPSDLAEADYRMRIFNPDGSEPQMCGNAIRCFAKYLYERGLTEKTNLNIETLAGMIRPELILKDGAVELVKVDMGEPILRRSEIPMVGGDQEQVIKEKLVVGTETFEVTTVSMGNPHCVIFVDDIEKIELNNWGPQIETHEVFPEDINVEFIEVLNKDEIEMRVWERGAGITLACGTGACASTVASILNEYTNRKITVHLAGGDLVIEWAEDNNRVYMSGPATEVFVGEWKL
- a CDS encoding AAA family ATPase; this translates as MPLNNSSKKREILRRLEFGDISIIKAFELLKEQEVSKEEKKIEKLEKDPIEEIVKELNTMIGLNNIKNLVKQLRAFVSIQKEREKQQLKVDSLVMHMIFKGNPGTGKTTVARILARLFKELGLLDKGHLKEVERADLVGEYIGHTAQKTRKMVESALGGILFIDEAYALARGGNRDFGKEAIDTLVKAMEDNRENLIVILAGYPKEMDYFLQTNPGLNSRFPIQVDFEDYTLEELIEIGNLMVKEREYTFSKGAEAKLYSVLSKMRQGAGAEEGNARTVRNLIEESIRNQAIRLVSKEKITKKELMTITREDLPKYQIDS
- a CDS encoding IS630 family transposase, which encodes MIEPLSDISFWALDETNVLLESNNYYSWSPKGQPTIIEKNGTRKGLNIIGATEVLRDFYFLYEKYKKGTKDSISICATEIISFLEKLLEYDHQRGIEKTFVLLDNASIHRADLVKKFVRKNKDHLFLLFQPPYSPELNPQENMWNWMKKFLSNKSAYTSIEELSNQLKIFSDYTNSNPEKIKQRAGARNYFG
- a CDS encoding GTPase; protein product: MTSAVIVGQPNVGKTSFLINFAYYLGLKELRFMIKQPAGFVSTRTYQIEQAYDQLTSNEPHKTNSIQSIQLKLPVGKQDKDIRLVDSCGLIDEIHQQEYIRKSMAETLQELMVSEIVLHIIDLSQLGAKRGLKRIDQEIYNFLRDRAGYKILANKLDLDIDQENLSKLNGFVDKRLVVPISAIYQEGFDQIKVFLLDNV
- a CDS encoding SWIM zinc finger family protein, which produces MNINNFEKEINGVILERGYNYYNNGNIGEVYKDGENEYVFEVYGSEEYEVVVEIAGDGEILDSNCNCPYDFGLICKHQVAAYFELGDILNNKNTREEITKKPAIKEVLESLCKEELIDIIVDIAKKDLNLKKNIIFRYSKGNDGDELEKCQKLMDAIVRKYTKREGFISYRETYWFVAEMEDLLERIREKYKDNKPLLALDIAFVVLDEAIEAFQYADDSNGDIDL